The Desulfonatronospira thiodismutans ASO3-1 region CGGCATTGATTCTTTTTTCTATCGGGATTATAGTATTTTGTATGGATAACGAATGGATAAAACTGGATGTCCCAAAATTTATCACCTCTTATGAAAGAGGTTCCCAATGAATATTTGCCATTTTTGTGGAAACAGCAATTTTAAAGACACCGTCTGTGAGTATACCTACAAACGCGATGGCAGGATGTTGTTCGTGGAAAATGTGCCTTGCCGCAAATGCGGGTTTTGCGGTGAAACATATTTTCTGTCTGAAAATCTGAGAAAAATCGAAGCAGAGTTCGAAGCCATTCATTATCACGGCAAAAAGGCCACTGGTGAAATCGTAGTTCCGACTCAACATTTTGCAGATATCACCTCTGTTACTTAAAGATGGTAATCGTAACTTGCCAGGCGATTTGTTGCCTGATAACTTTATTGCAGTCATACCTAAGAGCGATTCAATGAAAACCAGACAATGCATCCACTGTCACTGCCCGGTACCGGGCTTTCCACCCAGATGCGGCCTCCGAACGCCTTGATAATGTTTTTGCAGATGGCCAGCCCAAGTCCGGTACCTTTGACCTTTTTCTTGTCCTTTTTGACCCTGTAAAATCTTTCGAATATCCTCTGCTGTTCTGCAGCCGGGATGCCGGGACCATTGTCCTGCACACCAACCCAGACCTGATTGCCCTCTTGCCTCACCAGCACCTGAATAAATCCCTCCCCGGGAACAAACTTAATGCTGTTTTCAAACAGATTC contains the following coding sequences:
- a CDS encoding YgiT-type zinc finger protein, which produces MNICHFCGNSNFKDTVCEYTYKRDGRMLFVENVPCRKCGFCGETYFLSENLRKIEAEFEAIHYHGKKATGEIVVPTQHFADITSVT